The following nucleotide sequence is from Pseudofrancisella aestuarii.
GCTACCGTAACTCTTTTAAATACTGATACGGATGAAGAAGTTGTTTATAGAATAGTTGGTGAAGATGAAGCTGATATAGACGATCACAAAATATCTGTTTCAGCACCTTTAGCTAGAGCGCTTATCAAAAAAGAAGAGGGTGATGAGTTTAGTTTAAACACTCCTAAAGGCAAAGCAAATTATGAAATCTTAGAGGTTAAGTATATCTAACCCTCAAATATATGGATAAAATTATAATAAGAGGGGCAAAAACCCATAATTTAAAAAATATCAATGTAGAAATTCCTAGAGATAAACTAACAGTCGTTACAGGGTTGAGTGGCTCAGGAAAATCTTCATTAGCATTTGATACTTTATATGCTGAAGGTCAAAGAAGATATGTTGAGTCTTTGTCTTCATACGCAAGACAATTTTTATCCTTAATGGATAAGCCTGATGTTGAGCATATTGAAGGACTTTCGCCTGCTATATCAATTGATCAAAAAACAACTTCTCATAATCCCCGCTCTACAGTTGGTACAGTCACAGAAATTTATGATTATTTAAGAGTTTTTTTTGCTAGGGTAGGACAGCCGAAATGTCCAACACACAATATTGAATTAAAAGCCCAGACTGTTAGCCAAATGGTGGATCGTATTTTAGAGTTTGATGAAGAAGCTCGACTTATGATTTTAGCTCCTATAGTGTCTGAGAAAAAGGGAACGCATCATACGCTTTTAGATAAAATTTTATCTTTAGGATATATTAGAGTTAGAATAAATGGAGAGTTTTTTAATTTAGATGAAGACTATCCTGAGTTAGACAGATATAAAAAACATAATATAGAAGTAGTTGTTGATAGATTTAAACCAAAAAAAGAAAATTCTCAAAGAATAGCTGAATCCTTAGAAACTGCCTTAGATTTAGGTAATGGTATTATAAGATTAGCTAATATATCTGAAGAAATGGAAGATATTTTATTCTCTTCAAAACATGCTTGCCCACTATGTAACTTTGCTCTAAAAGAGTTGTCGCCGAGAATTTTTTCTTTTAATAGTCCTTTAGGAGCTTGTCCTAGTTGTGATGGTTTAGGTGTGAAAGAGTTTTTTGATGAGAATAAGATTATTATAGATGGCTCTCTTTCACTAAAAGCAGGCGCGTTAGCTAAGTGGAATAAGACAAATCAATATTATTATAGTCAATTAGAGTCTTTAGCTAAGCACTATAATTTTTCCTTAGATACTCCTTTTAATAAGTTATCTCAAAAAATCCAGCAAATTATTTTGTATGGATCAGGAGATGAGTTAATAAAAATGACTATTGATTCTATTCGCGGTGGTAAACAAACACGTGAAAAAACTTTTGAAGGTATAATCCCTCATTTTGAAAGAAGATACTATGAATCAGACTCGGAGATGGTTAAAAAAGATCTTTATGACCTAATGAGTAATCTTACATGTAAAGCTTGTAATGGAGCTAGAGTTGGTGAGTATGCACGCAATATTTTTATAGATGATAAAAACATTGCTAATGTTTGTGCATTGTCGATAGAAGATTTGCTTATATGGTTAGATGAACTTACCTTCGATGGTCAAAGGAAATTTATAGCTGAAAATTTGCTTAGAGAAATAAAACTAAGGGTAAAATTTTTAGAGAATGTAGGTTTAGAATATTTAAGTTTATCAAGGCAAGCAGATACTTTATCGGGTGGTGAATCTCAAAGAATAAGGCTAGCTAGCCAAATAGGTGCTGGACTTGTTGGAGTTATGTATATATTAGATGAACCTTCAATCGGTTTACATCAGCGAGATAATCAGAGACTCCTAGATGCACTGCATAACTTAAAGAATCTTGGTAATACAGTTATAGTCGTAGAGCATGATGAAGATGCAATTCGCCAAGCTGATTATATTATTGATATGGGTCCAAAGGCTGGGGTTCATGGAGGTGAGATTGTAGCTGTTGGTGATTATGATTCTATTATTAATAATAAAAAATCATTAACTGCAGATTATTTAAGTGGTAGAAAAAAAATTGAAACTCCTAAAAATCGATTAAAAGCCTCAAAAAATAGATATATAGAAATTCTAGGTGCAGCAGGAAATAACTTAAAAAATGAGCATTTAAAAATTCCTTTTGGTGCTTTGACTTGTGTTACAGGAGTATCAGGCTCTGGGAAGTCTACGCTTATTAACCGAACTTTGTATCCACTTGCTTCTAGACTTTTGAATAGAAGCACATTAGTACCTATGGAGTATAAGTCTCATAAGGGATTTAATCACTTAGATAAAGTTATAGATATAGATCAGTCACCAATAGGTAGGACTCCAAGGTCAAATCCAGCTACTTATACAGGCGTTTTTACTCCTATTAGAGAACTCTTTGCTGCAACAGCAGAATCGAGATCTAGAGGTTATTCGGCTGGTAGATTTAGCTTTAATGTCCGAGGTGGGCGTTGTGAAGCATGCCAAGGCGATGGAGTAATTAAGGTTGAAATGCATTTTCTTGCAGATGTTTATGTTGCTTGTGATGTTTGTGAAGGTAAAAGATATAATAGAGAAACTTTATCTGTACAATATAAAGGTAAAAACATCTACGAAGTTTTAGAAATGACTGTAGAAGAGGCTATAGAATTTTATAATGCTGTCCCAAGCATTAAATCAAAATTAGAGGCTTTAATGAATGTTGGGTTGTCTTATATTAGGCTTGGTCAGAGTGCTACTACACTTTCGGGTGGTGAAGCTCAACGAGTTAAGCTTGCAAAGGAGCTTTCTAAGCGCTCTACGGGCAAAACTTTATACATATTGGATGAGCCAACGACGGGTTTACATTTTTATGATATTCATCAGCTTTTGAAGGTAATAATGGATTTAAGAGATAAAGGAAATACAGTTGTTATTATTGAGCATAATCTAGATGTTATAAAAATGGCTGATTGGATTATTGATTTAGGTCCAGAAGGTGGCGCAAAGGGTGGAGAAATAATTTTCGAAGGAACTCCTGAGGAAATAGTTAAGTTTAAAAAGTCTTATACTGGCAAATTTTTAAAAAGTGTTCTCTAGTTTTCTGGCAAATAACTAGAGAATATGGTTTATTTTTACTATAGTATATAGATATTTATTTTTGAGAATTATTTTAGAAAAATTGTAAGGTAATAAAAATTATATGGATCAAAAGAATAACAATAAGAATAATATAATGAAAAGTATTATTTTTTGGGTTCTAATTATTGGTGGAATGCTACTTTTATTTAATGGTATTAATGAAAACACTGATTCCTCTAAAAAAATGGATTATTCAACATTTGTATCTCAGTTGAATGATGGTCAAATTTCTTCTGTAAATGTTGATGGTAGGACTATTTCTGGTAAGACTGATTCTGGTCAGAGTTTTGTAACATATGCTCCTTTATTAGATTCAGACTTAGTTAATAAAATGGAAGGCAGTAAAGCTAGTATAACTGCTAAAGCTCCGGAAAAACCAAATTTATTAATAGCATTCTTATTGAACTGGTTGCCAATGTTGCTTATTTTTGGTTTCTTCATTTATATGATGGTTAAAGCTGGTGGTGGCGGAAAGGGAGGCCCTTTTTCTTATGGTAGAAGCAGAGCTAAGCTACTTGGTGAAGATCAAATAAAGGTTACTCTAGATGACGTTGCTGGCGTTGAAGAAGCTAAAGAAGAGGTTGGAGAAATTGTAGATTTCTTACGTGAGCCTAAAAAATATGAAAAAATTGGTGGTAAGATACCAAAAGGCGTATTAATGGTTGGTCCTCCAGGTACTGGTAAGACGCTATTGGCAAGAGCTATTGCTGGTGAGGCTAAAGTTCCATTTTTCTCAATATCAGGATCTGATTTTGTGGAGATGTTTGTCGGTGTTGGTGCTTCTCGTGTGCGTGATATGTTTGAGCAAGCTAAGAAAAAGGCTCCATGTTTAGTATTTATTGATGAGATAGATGCTGTAGGTCGTCATCGTGGTGCTGGAATGGGTGGTGGTAATGATGAGAGGGAACAAACTCTTAACCAACTCCTAGTTGAGATGGATGGCTTTGCCGATAATGAAGGTGTAATAGTTATTGCTGCAACGAATAGGCCAGATGTACTTGATAAAGCTTTATTAAGACCTGGTAGATTTGATAGACAAGTTACTGTCAGTTTACCAACAGTAAAAGGACGTGAAGCCATACTTAAAGTACATATGAAGAAAATTGCTTTAGGTGATGATATTCATCCAGATTGGATTGCTCGAGGCACACCTGGATTTTCTGGTGCAGAGCTTGCTAACTTAGTAAATGAAGCAGCACTTTTCGCGGCAAGAGAGTCTAAAGATAAAGTTTCAATGGGGGACTTTGAAAAAGCTAAAGATAAGATTCTTATGGGATCTGAAAGAAGATCTATGGCGATGACAGAAAAAGAAAAAAGCCTTACTGCTTATCATGAAGCAGGGCATGCAATCATCGGTCGCCTAATGCCTGAACACGATCCGGTATATAAAGTTAGTATTATTCCTAGAGGTCGTGCTTTAGGTGTTACTATGTATATGCCAGATGGTGATAAAGTGAGTCAAAGTAGATTAGTTCTACAAGGTCGTCTATGTAGTATTTTTGGTGGTAGATTAGCTGAAGAATTAATATTTGGATATGAGCATGTTACAACTGGTGCTTCTAATGATATTCAGGTAGCTACTGATATAGCTAGAAATATGGTTGCTCGTTGGGGTCTATCTGATGCTATGGGAACAGTGTTGTATGATGTTGAAGATGAGGGACCTTTTGGTGGCTCTGGAGGACGCACCTCTAAGCTTTCAGATAGTACTATTAGAGAGATTGATGCAGAAGTGCGTAAGCTTATTGATTCTAGTTATGCTAAGGCTAAAAAATTATTAGAAGATAATGTAGATATTCTACACGCTATGGCAGATGCTCTTATCAAGTATGAAACTATTGATGCAATGCAGGTTGATGATTTAATGGCTAGAAGAGCAGTTCGTGAGCCAGGTGATTATGGTGATAGCTATAAGCCAAAAGAAGATGAGCATGGCAAAATAATTGCCCCTGAATATGAAGAAGATAGTGAGTCTAAAGATCTATAGCTGATCTTTATAAAAAACTCTTTTTATTATATCTGACTTAATTTAAGAATGGAAAATCAAATATATTTACGCTCTATTGAAAAAGGAAATTTCTCTAAGAAATTAATATTTAAACTAAGTGATGATAGAACTATAGAGTTAATAATAAATAGTAAAAAAGTTGATATAACAGCACTTAGCTCTTTTATGCATAAAAGAACAAACTATCCTGCTTGTTGCAATGAATTCGAAATTATAGAAAATGTGGAACAAATCGGAAGCATGAAGCTTTATGAAAACTATATTTTTCTATGTAACATTAGTGGACTATTAAAGACAAAAAACAAAATATTTTTTAATAATTGTATTTTTACTAAAAAGATTTTAATAAATGATTTGGATAAAATAGAATCCGTTTCATTTAATAATTCTTTATTTTTAATGAATATTTCTTTAAGTGGGAAATATGATGGAGAATATGAAACAAGGGTTAATTTTAGTAATAGTGAGTTTATTAGGGGTGTTCATATATTTTCAAATCTTAAAGAAATAGATTTGCTTAATAGTTGTTTCAGAGAAGAGCTAGGAATTTATAATAATTATGAAATGGTATCAACTAAAAAGAGTTTTAGATTACATAATTGTCATTTTATAAAGAGTGTTTTTTTAAAGCTTGGAGAGATAAATATAGATGGTCCATTACCTTATCATATAAGTGATAGCATTTTTTATTCAGAAGTTGATTTTAGGGGGTCTATATTTATAGATCCTATAGTTTTTTCTCGAGTGGAATTTAAGGGTTCAGTAAATTTTGCAGGAGTAATATTTAGGCAACCTGTCATATTTTTGTATTCTAAAGTATATAAGAATATGATTTTTAGGAAAACGGTTTTTGAGAAATCTTTAAATTTAGCATATTTATATTTTTTAGATGATGGATGTTTGGATATTTATAATATTAATATAAAAAATTTTGATAGTGGTAAAGGGCTAAGCTGGGAAAATAGTTCAATTTTTCCAAATTATAAAAATACAAATCAAATAAAAACAAAAGAAATAATATCAGATCAAGATGCTAAAGAGACCTATAGAATTTTAAAAAAAGAAGCATTAAAACAAAGTGATACTATAAGTGCTATTGAATTTTATAAACAAGAGTGTGAGAAGTACTATAAAAGCATAAGTAAAATTAGAAATTTTGGAAATAAATTTGTACTATTTTTTGAAAAAATAGTAAGCAACTATGGAACATCTATTATTAGGTCAATATTAAGTTTAATCATATTTAATTTTTACTATTATTTATTGGTACAATTATTTATTAATCAAGGTGATCTTAATTATTCTATGGTTTCTATATTGAATGGTGTGATGGGTGTGATGTTACCCCACGTATTAGGAGGTTATGATATTTCTTATATACCGATTACTTCGAGAAGTTTGCATATAATTATAAATGCTATTTTGCTTTATGAAGTTATTAAAAGTTTTCGTAAGTATTCTCGAAAACTTTAATTCTTCCATTTTTCTTTTAAAAAGTGAGCTACTAATTTAGGTTGGCGCTCTCTAGTGAAAACTCCCTTCTTATTTCCATTGCAACGAATGTGATTTTGTGACGTTCTAAAGTCTGCAAAATTCCATATGTGCTCACCAATAACATATGGTTTACTACGCATGACTTCTATCAATTCTAGAATTAAGTCTTTTTGATACTCTTCACTCCACATTTCAGCAGGTAGAGAGTGTACACCAGCATATGTATCTGCTCCAAACTCTGTAATTATTATAGGTAAGTTATATTTTTGATATACTTCCTCTAATAAGCTATCAAGTCTTTGCTTAGCAGCATTTATTTGCCCTGGAAGCTCATACCAGCCAGGATATTTATTAATGCAACAAACATCAAATAGATGCATAGATTCATCATTCGGAACAAAGCAACTAACCATAGTTACAGGTCTGCTTTGATCCATTAATTTAACTTGTTCTACTAAAGGTTCAAAATAAGCCTTAGCATTTTTCTGCTGGCTTTGAGGCTCATTAGCAACTGACCACATTACTACACATGGGTGGTTATAGTCTCTCTCAATCAATTCACCTAAAGCTTTTTTATGAACTTCTAAAGTTTTATCTGTTGTGAATTTAAAGTTTAAACTCACAGCAGGAGTTTCTGAAATAACAAGAAAGCCATACTCATCAGCTAAATCTAAAATATCTTCAGAGTAAGGATAGTGTGCTGTTCTAAATGAATTTGCATTTATCCATTTCATTAATTCAAAATCTCGGATATTAACAGCATCATTATTTCCTTTTCCAATAATTGGAAAATCTTCATGTTTACCAAAACCTTTAAAATAAGCAGGTTTTCCATTTATAAGAAATTGATTTCCTCGCACTTCAATCTTACGAATACCAAATCTTTCTAAGCGTTCATCAATCTTATTGCCATGGCTATCAAAGAGCTCTATTTTTAAAGGATATAAGTTAGGTTCTCCAACGTTCCAAAGTTTGGCTTCTGGAATGCTAATTGTTTCACAAAAAGAATTATCTTTAATAAGTACTTCAGTTTGTATCTCATTTATAGAAATTTTTACTTTTGAAGCATTACCAATAATATTGCCTTTTATAGTTACAACTCCATCAGTTGCATTAATATCTGTATCTATTTTTATATTATTTAAGAATGAATCATTAACTGTATATAAATGAACATTTCTATGAATGCCTGTATATGGGAAGAAATCAAAAATAACATCAGGATAATGGGTGTTAAAAATCCATTCTTTATCAACAAAACCACTTTGAGGAATAGTATCAGCAGTTAAATGATGATGTACTATAATTTCTAAGAAATTATCTGAGTCAAAATTTATATGCTTTGTTAAATCAAATTCAAAAGGTGTATATCCTGTTTCATGCTCTCCAAGATGGTGACCGTTTATATACACACTTGCATGATAACTTACAGCTTCAAAATAAATAAAAATATTTTTGCCTTTCCAATCATCACTAATCCGGAATTTTCGACTATAAAGCACTTTTCCAGAATGAGTTCTAATTTCATCATCTGTATATAAATCATTAAAGCTGGCGGGCACTGCCACTTTTTTATTAATTGATTTATCATTGTTTATTAATAATTCTAGATCCCATACACCATTTAGAGATGTTAAATTTCTTTTGCTGTTTTGTTGAGGTCTAAGCATTTTTTAAATCATCCATTGTTGTTGAAAAATTATTCAGGTCTTTTTGCTATAAGATCAGTTATCATTTGTTTACGCTTTGCTGGAGTTAGATTATAAACAAAAATAAAAATTAAGAATGCTATAAGCATTCCTATAGCTGGAACACCATTGGTTAAAAATTTTATGCCAAACATAGTAGCATCAGACTGAGTGGTTAAGTTCGAATCGTATCCTATAATTGTCAATCCAAATCCAGCTACTAATCCAGCAAGAGCTTGAGCAACTTTTCTCATAAAACTATAAGCTGCATAAATTATTCCCTCTGCTCTTGAATCGGTTATCCATTCACCATAATCTACAGAATCAGCTACCATCATCCAAAGTAAGGTGTCAGGAATAGTAAAGAAAATAAAGCCTAAGAAAAATAGGGTTAAGTATATGTATATACTATCTGGTAAAACCATGATGGTAGTAAAAAAGATAGAAGCAATTAGTGATCCAAATATGGCAAGATTTCTATTTCCATATTTATATACTAAAAAACCAACAATTGGAGCTAATACAAAAGTTGGTAGGACACTTAATATCCCTTTTAACCAGTACCAATTTTGGGCATCTAAATTATATTTAAAATAATAAATTGCCATTGTGCCATTTATCATCCAAGTTGTAACAGTAGCAACAGAAGCAAATGCCACACCGAGAAAAGGTCTATTGTAAATTATCGACTTGATAACTATTTTAGTATCTATTTTTTCATCCTCAGGCTTGCCATGCTTTATTTGCTCAGTTGTATTTTTGTAACAAAATACATAACACATGTATGAAATTACAGCCATAAGAGTAGTTACAGTTATCCAGCCGTATTTTTCATTAGCAAATAAGGAAAGGATTGGTAAAACTAATATTTGAGGAATTATAGCACCAGTTTTGCTTCCAATGCTTCTTGTTATTGAAAGAGATGCTCTATCTCTTAGATCATTTGTCATAGCAGCTGCTAAAGATCCATATGGAATATTTACGAATGTATAAGCCATTCCCCATGCTAGATAAGTAATATAAGCCCATACAATTTTACCAGTATCACCAAAATTAGGTGCTGTAAAAACTAAAACTGCCATAAAAAGTATTGGCCAACATCCTTTTAGAATAAAAGGTCTAAATTTTCCGGCAGAATTTTTTTGTTTTCTTTTATCAATGTATATACCCATGAGAACATCGGCAACAGCATCATATATTCTGGCAACAAGAAAAAGTATTCCTGCTTGATAGGCGGGTATTTGTAAAACATCAGTATAGAAAACTAGAAGAAACATCGCGGTTGCAGTATAAGTTATGCTGTTAGCGATATCTCCAGCACCATACCCTATTTTTTCCCAAGTGGTTAACTTTCTCATCAAAAACTTTTTAAGTCCACATTAGATAAAGTATAACAATTAAATTACCCTTAATCATGTAACTGTTTTTAGGGATATCTAAAAAAGAAGATTTTTATTTTCAAAATATAAATATATGCTAATATAAATCAAGTTTATAATTTAATAAATTAACCTTGGAGGAAACTTACATGATACCTACTCCTCATATAGAAGCAGAAAATAAAGAAAAATTTGCTAAAACAGTAATAATGCCTGGTGATCCATTAAGAGCTAGATTTATAGCTGAGAATTACTTGGAAGATAAAATGAGAGTAAATACTGTAAGAGGTATGCTAGCTTATACAGGTACTTATAGAGGTCATAAAGTCTCTATAATGGGATCAGGTATGGGTGTGCCTAGTATGGGTATTTATTCATATGAGTTGTTTAAATTTTATGACGTTGATCGCATTATAAGAGTTGGTTCAGCTGGTTCTTATACTGAAGATTTAAAAGTATATGATGTTGCGTTAGTTGAAGAGACATATGCAGAAACTCAATTTGTTGAAATAGTTACAGGTGAAAAAACTCATATAACAGAGCCTTCAAAAGAGCTAAATAAAGAAATTGAAAAATCAGCAAAAAGACAAGATATAGAGCTTAAAAAAGTTAAAGCGCATTGTACTGATGTATTTTATAGAAAAAACTTTGATGATTATAAAGCTATTAGAAAGAAGTTTGGTTGTGACTGTGTTGAAATGGAAACTGCAGCACTTTTTGCTAATGCTAAAGTAACAGGCAAGCAAGCAGCAGCAGTTTTAACAGTATCTGATTGTTTAGTTACAGGAAAGTCTACTACATCTAGAGAAAGACAGGCGTCCTTTACAAAAATGATGGAAGTTGCATTAGGTATACTAGAGAATAAATAAGCTATTTGAATTCTTCCTTTAATTTCTCAATAATATCTTTTGCCTTTTTATTTATTATGTTTTTATTATCTTTTTGAGCTTGGTATTTTATATCTAATTCAAACTCCTCAAGCTTTGAAAAAAAAGTTTTCTTTTTTAGAATTTCAAGATATTGATCATGAAGTTCCTTAACTTTGGTTTTTATGAATGAGTTATTACCTTGAATAACTAACTTGGTAGGTGAATAAAATACAACATTTGTATTTTCTAAATATGGTAGTTTAATTTTCTTAAATTCTTTATTGGCGACCTCTACACTAGATAATATATGAGATGCTTGTTTGATTAATTTTTTGCTATCTAAAGTATGATCTTTTATTTTTGCTCTAGTTTTATGTTTCTTAATGTTAGAAACTTTTTCTGGAAATATTCTTATGCTCATATAACTCCATTATTTACTAGATTTATATAAAATTGTTCTTTTAGTGATTCTATGGTTTCTTGTCTGCCATTATTAGAGCTTGCCTCTAAATTAAAAATTTTTGTTGTTATGTTATTAGTATAATTTTCTTTAGTAATAACTTCTATCTTAGAACTTATATAATACTCGCCCTTATCTGAAGAAGTTAGGAATTTTTTATTTTTACATATGAAAATAATATTAGCATCTTCCATATTGGGAACAATATTATAACCCTCACTTAATAGATATTTTTTTAAAGGAGCATAAAAATAACCAGAATTTTTGTTTATATATAATTTTAAATTTGGTTTTATATCATAAAATTTGTTTGTGTAGTTTACTATATCTCTCAAAAAAGGCTGAATATCTATTGAAGAATCTAATAAAAGCAATGTAATAGAAGCATTCTTTATGTAAGATATATTTTTAGATATATTTTCGGTAGCTTTAAATTTTATAAGAGAGTCTTTATTTGCACTAATTTTATAATCATGATCTATCTCATAACCTTTATTCTTTATATTTTCTTTGATTTCGTTTATGGCAGAAAGTTTATTAACTTTTAGTTGAACATAAAATCTATCATTTATTTGTTGTTGATTTTGTATTTGATAGTTCTGAATTATCACATTTGAAGTTTGAGTCTTTGTTTTAAGTGATAGTTGTTGCGATATAGAGTTATTATTTGATGAGGTTTCAAGAATGGAATTGGTTGATACTAAAACCTGTAATCTTTCTATCATATTTGCAAGAGCGTTGTTGGTGGCTTCTGCTAGGCTTTTGCCTTCTCCAATACCATATATATATTCTTCATTATTGTTTATTTCATTTATGTACCATTCTGGTATATAAATAGGAAGATTTTCTTTAATAGAATTATTTATTTTGTGATCTCCAAAAGCTGTATTATCTATATTGGTAGTATTAGTAGTGCAACCAAAGCAAAAAAAGCATAACAATATTATCAGTTGGTTTTTTAGCTCTTTCATAATAAATATAGGCAATTGAGGATTATTTTTAGAAGTTTACGAATATAAACTAAACATATCATAATTTAATTTTTTTCTAAACTCTATATAATTAACATAGGTTTATATTACTTATTAAAATTTGATTTATAAAATGTTTGGTCCAATAGTAAGAAAGATTCTCGGAAGTCGTAACGATAGGCTTATAAAAAAGATTAGTAAAACAGTTGAAAAGATAAATGAATTAGAACAATCATTTGAGGCTTTGTCTGATGAAGAATTAAGAAATAAAACTTTAGAGTTTAAAAAGAGGCTGGAGGAAGGAGAGACTTTAGATCAAATTTTGCCGGAAGCTTTTGCTGCAGTTAGAGAGGCATCTAAAAGAACTAAAGGCATGAGACATTATGATGTTCAAATGATTGG
It contains:
- a CDS encoding LPP20 family lipoprotein — translated: MKELKNQLIILLCFFCFGCTTNTTNIDNTAFGDHKINNSIKENLPIYIPEWYINEINNNEEYIYGIGEGKSLAEATNNALANMIERLQVLVSTNSILETSSNNNSISQQLSLKTKTQTSNVIIQNYQIQNQQQINDRFYVQLKVNKLSAINEIKENIKNKGYEIDHDYKISANKDSLIKFKATENISKNISYIKNASITLLLLDSSIDIQPFLRDIVNYTNKFYDIKPNLKLYINKNSGYFYAPLKKYLLSEGYNIVPNMEDANIIFICKNKKFLTSSDKGEYYISSKIEVITKENYTNNITTKIFNLEASSNNGRQETIESLKEQFYINLVNNGVI